DNA sequence from the Parasphingorhabdus cellanae genome:
TTGGCGGTATTTTTCCAATACTCGGCGTGGCTGACCGCAAAGGCGATGAGCAACGCGAGTTGAATGTCCGCGCCGCCGTGTCGATCCCCACCGGTTCGACTACCGAAACAGCCCAAATCCTCACGCCAATGGGCGGTGAGCCGACCGTGCGTGTACCTTATATGATGCAAATCGGTTCGGGGACATGGGATCTTAAACCATCCGTAACCTATAAAAGCTGGCGCGGGTCGATCGGGTTGGGCTCGCAATATGCCGGAACGATCCGGACAGGAACCAACGACCAAGGTTACCGATTTGGCGATGTCCATGAGCTGACCACCTGGATCAGTTACCGGCCAGCACAATGGATAAGCCTGTCTGGCCGCGTAAAGGGTCGCAGCACCAGCCGGGTTAAAGGGATTGATCCGATGATCATGGGACCGGTGCAGACCGCAAACCCGGATTTTCAAGGCGGCGAGCGCGTCGACCTGATCGGCGGCATCAATCTGGTCGGCACCCATGGTCCCTTGGCAGGTCACCGTCTGGGCATCGAACTGGGCGCGCCCGTATACCAGGATCTTAATGGTCCTCAGATGACAGGTGACTGGATGTTTACCATCGGTTGGCAGAAAGCTTTTTAGCCCACACGACATTATGCTCCGCACTTGATACCGAGCCTAGAATGGTTGTCATACACTTCTGTTCTAGGCTCTTCGTCAGGTGCGGAGTATAAATTACAAAGCTTGTCGCCAAACGCCCGAAAACCAGAAGAGAAACGGATAACTCAGCACAATTGCAATAAATGTTGCCGCAATGCCCCAAGGGACTTGATCAGATTTGCCAGCCGCGATCAATGGCAACGCAAATACCAGCAACCATAAGGTCTTGTAGAATATCTGAATGAGAATAATCGGCGCAAAGAAACGCGGCGCATAAAGGCCTGCGGCCGAACCGACCAATATCGCTAACCACAAGCTGCCGACCAGCAACCGCAAGCCAGCTGATTCTTCAACCTTGCCTTCAAAAACGCTAGCGACACCGCTGCCGAGAAACATATTCCAGCAGATCGGTACAAGGATCAGGATATTGGCGGCATAAGCCAGCCGCAGCAGGCCAGCGCCGGTCAACATTTTCTATTCCGCTGCCTCCAGCATCTCAACATGTTGCGGACCACGGATGAGACCGCCAGGGCGTTTATCGGTCACAATACCCCCTTTGAACGTTACATGCCCCGACTTGATGGTATAATCATAACCATCCGCCTTTTGCAGCAAACGCTTCCCGCCCGCAGGCAGATCAAAGGCGAGCCATGGTTTGCCTAGCTTAATCCGGTCCATATCAATGACATTTACATCCGCCAGATAGCCGGGTTTCAATAGACCGCGATCATTCAAACCATAAAGGCGCGCTGTATCCAAACACTGTCGCTTGATTGCATTTTCGATCGTGATCGTTCCACGCTGGCGATTTTTTACCCAATGTTCGAGCATAAATGTCGGACTGGCCGCGTCACAGATCGTGCCGCAATGCGCCCCGCCATCCGACAGGCTATTCACTGTATCGTCCGCATGTTGCAGCGGATGGAGAAAGTCCAGATTTCCATCGATATAATTAAGAATGGGAAGATAAATCAGGCCCTTACCATCATCAGACATCAACAGGTCATAAGCATATTCTGCCGGCGTTATGCCCGCTGCATTGGCGCGAGCGTTGATGCTTTCTTCGGCAGTCGGCTCATAATTAAAGCCATCATCCATCTGATAATGCATTGCCCAGCCATCAGTGACGATAAACTGCACCGGGGCCATATCGACATTTTCTGCAGGAAGGCTGGCTTCGGAAAGCAACTTCACCCTAAATTCGGGATCGCTGAGGCGCGCATATTTTTCGTCCCACGACAGGTCCGCAATGGTCTCCCAGCTTGGCTTACGAACAAACGGATGAACCGTACCCTGCCAAGCCATGATGATACCATTTCCTCGCAAGGCAATCTGAGCAACGATATTTGCGCCATTGTCGTTTTCCGCACGCATGTTGGAAATCTGCTCTTCAAGCGGTTGATCCTTGGCAATGGATTGCAAGGCAGCGAATGTCACCGGCAGGCCGGTTTCTCGGCTCAGGTCACCCATCCAGCCAAATTCATCCCATTCGCGGTTGAGGTCAGAAGCCATTTCAAACACACCATAACCAACCCGACCCATAGCGCGGCCAATACCGATCAATTCCTCTTTGGTCGCCGTTGTGCCGGGAACCAATTCGCCGTCAACCGAGCGATGCAGCACCGTGCGAGAAGTTGAAAACCCCAAAGCGCCGGCCTTTAATCCATCTTCGACGATCTTCGACATTTGCTCGACATCTTCGTCCGTTGGCACCGCACCGGGCTTTTCCCGATCACCCAGCACATACGCGCGAATGGCGCCGTGCGGAACATGGGTCGCGACATCAATTGTGCGCGGCAGCTCCTCAAGCGCATCCATATATTCGGGGAATGTTTCCCAATTCCACTTCATCCCCTCTGCCAGAGCGGTTCCGGGAATATCTTCCACGCCCTCCATCAAGCCGATCAACCATTCATGCTTATCCGGCTTGGCGGGCGCAAAACCGACACCGCAATTGCCCATCACAACCGTCGTAACACCGTGCCAACTGGAGGGAGCCATTTCATCATCCCAGGTTGCTTGCCCGTCATAATGAGTATGCACATCCACAAAACCAGGAGAAACAATCTTGCCAGTCGCATCAATTTCTTCTCGGCCTTTTTCTATCACTGTTCCGACCAGAGAAACGCGGTCACCATCAATGGCAACATCCGCTGTAAAGGGCGCGCCACCTGTACCATCAACCACCGTACCGCCGCGAATTACCAGATCATGCATCGAGTCTCTCCTGTATATTTTCCAAAGGAGTAGCAGATTTAACTGGATGATTAAAGCCGCCACCTGCTAGTCTGTACCGATGACACAAACGCCATCCTGGAATCCTGACCCTGACAGCGGAGTCGCAATCCACTGGGTCGAAGCCAATGGGCAAACATTTGAAGTCGCACAAGCCGGAGACGGTAATAAACTTGCCCTATGCCTGCACGGATTCCCAGAACTCCATTATAGCTGGCGCTTCCAAATCCCAATGTTGGTAGAAAAAGGATATCGCGTTTGGGCACCGAATATGCGCGGTTATGGTGGGTCAAGCAAACCTGCAACGGTGCGGGATTATGCACTGGACCATCTTTGCGCTGATGTCGCAGCCCTGATTGATGCCAGTGGCGCAAAAGAATTTACACTTATAGCACATGACTGGGGAGCCATCGTCGCATGGGCATTTGCCATCCAGAAAATTCGTCCGTTGAAACACCTGGTGATCATGAATGTGCCGCACCCCATGGTCGGGCGGCGCGAGATACGCCATTGGCGGCAGCTTCGTCGCAGCTGGTATATCTTCTTTTTCCAATTGCCTTGGTTGCCCGAATTTCTGATCTCTCGCGGCAATGGTAAAGCCATCAAGGATGCATTCTCCAACATGGCTCATGACCAAAGCAATTTTCCGGATGAAGCATTGGAGGTTTTTGCAAAAGCTGCAATGCGGCCTGGATCCATAACGGCTATGATTAACTATTATCGCGCGCTGTTACGCCATCGAGAGACGGTTGATGTTGATAATAAAATTCTCGACACGCCAACCCTTATGATCTGGGGCGAAGAGGACAGCGCTCTTAATATTCGTTGTACAGAAGGTACCGAAAAATGGGTTCCAAACTTCGAGCTCCATCGCTTGCCGGACGTTTCCCATTGGGTGCAGCAGGAGGCACCACGAACGGTCAACGCCATTTTACAAGACTGGTTGGTCTAGCTTTCTTGGTTCAGTTTTCTCGGGCCGCAATCATATCTGCAATTTCGGTAAATTTTTCTCGTGGGGCGCCTTCGCGGGCATTGGCCACCTCGGCTTCTTCAATCTTCTTCCAGTCGCGAAATGTTACCGCCTCTACACCGCGGCGTTCGAACAGGCGGTCCAGACCTTTGCGACCTTCTTTATTGTTCCCTGACCCAATGTCTTCGGCAACCGCTTCGATAATAGCAAAGCCATCGGGTTTATTCGTACCGATGGTTCCGCTTGGCCCCGCCTTGCCCAACCTACGCAATAGAGGCCCGGCAATATCCGGCCATCAACATTGGCAAAGCGCCCACGGCCATGTTCATAGGGCACGCCTTCAATCGGCGGTGTGCGGTAGCCAATGCAACTGATCACCATGGAACAATCCAACTCATAGCGCTCACCAGTTCCTTTAGAGCGAAGGCCAGCATCGAGTTCGGTTTTCTCAACGATCAGTTTTTCAACTTTTCCATTACCCTCAATTGCGATGGGCATGGCGAAAAAGTCAAAATCAATCTTGACCGGCTTTTCGCGCAGTTCGCCAGCACGGGTAAAAAAGCTTCGCAAATGCGTGACGGACTTTCGCATTCCCGGCTCCAGCATTGCATCCGCGCCCTCATCGGGAAAATCGAGCGTGTCGATGACTGGTCGGGCCCGTTCGAGATGACCCAGTTCACCCAGCTCTTTGGGGGTCATTGCGATTTGATGCGGACCGCGGCGCCCAAGCAGGGTAATTTTTTCAACATTGCTCTGCTTCAGCTGATCCAATGCATGTGCGACGATATCACTCCCGATAAACTCATTGGCCGTCTTCGCCAATATACGAGCAACATCCAATGCAACGTTACCGTTGCCAATTATCGCTACGGACTTTCCGTCCAGCGGCGGGTTCAGGTCATTGAAATCAGGGTGCCCATTATACCAACCAACAAAGGCCGCGCTTCCAATGACGCCTGGCAAATCACTACCTTCAATCTCTAACGGGCGATCATTTGGGGCGCCGGTTGCCAATATCACTGCATCGTAAAAGCCTTGAAGCTCCTCGATGCTGACATCTTGTCCTACAGTCACGTTACCGGCAAAATGCACATTATCGCCGAGCGCAGTTTTTTCGTAACGCCGCGAAACAGCCTTGATCGATTGATGGTCGGGAGCCACGCCAGTGCGGATTAAACCAAAAGGAACGGGCAGACGGTCAATAATGTCGACACGAACATCATCACCATATTTTTTTTGCGCCGCTTCGGCCGAATAATAGCCCGCAGGCCCCGACCCGATGA
Encoded proteins:
- a CDS encoding transporter, with product MKNSLRAGALIAACFSTPTLAHDVMADDHAPIGVMADHAHKKGEVMFSVRHMHMGMSGNQIGTDNVSPEEIVTTIPNRFFGAPGQPPTLRIVPTSMRTDMTMVGAMYAPTDWVTLIAMGSYVQKEMEHTTFAGGAGTNVQGEFTTSPEGFGDITLGGIFPILGVADRKGDEQRELNVRAAVSIPTGSTTETAQILTPMGGEPTVRVPYMMQIGSGTWDLKPSVTYKSWRGSIGLGSQYAGTIRTGTNDQGYRFGDVHELTTWISYRPAQWISLSGRVKGRSTSRVKGIDPMIMGPVQTANPDFQGGERVDLIGGINLVGTHGPLAGHRLGIELGAPVYQDLNGPQMTGDWMFTIGWQKAF
- a CDS encoding N-acyl-D-amino-acid deacylase family protein, producing MHDLVIRGGTVVDGTGGAPFTADVAIDGDRVSLVGTVIEKGREEIDATGKIVSPGFVDVHTHYDGQATWDDEMAPSSWHGVTTVVMGNCGVGFAPAKPDKHEWLIGLMEGVEDIPGTALAEGMKWNWETFPEYMDALEELPRTIDVATHVPHGAIRAYVLGDREKPGAVPTDEDVEQMSKIVEDGLKAGALGFSTSRTVLHRSVDGELVPGTTATKEELIGIGRAMGRVGYGVFEMASDLNREWDEFGWMGDLSRETGLPVTFAALQSIAKDQPLEEQISNMRAENDNGANIVAQIALRGNGIIMAWQGTVHPFVRKPSWETIADLSWDEKYARLSDPEFRVKLLSEASLPAENVDMAPVQFIVTDGWAMHYQMDDGFNYEPTAEESINARANAAGITPAEYAYDLLMSDDGKGLIYLPILNYIDGNLDFLHPLQHADDTVNSLSDGGAHCGTICDAASPTFMLEHWVKNRQRGTITIENAIKRQCLDTARLYGLNDRGLLKPGYLADVNVIDMDRIKLGKPWLAFDLPAGGKRLLQKADGYDYTIKSGHVTFKGGIVTDKRPGGLIRGPQHVEMLEAAE
- a CDS encoding alpha/beta fold hydrolase; the protein is MTQTPSWNPDPDSGVAIHWVEANGQTFEVAQAGDGNKLALCLHGFPELHYSWRFQIPMLVEKGYRVWAPNMRGYGGSSKPATVRDYALDHLCADVAALIDASGAKEFTLIAHDWGAIVAWAFAIQKIRPLKHLVIMNVPHPMVGRREIRHWRQLRRSWYIFFFQLPWLPEFLISRGNGKAIKDAFSNMAHDQSNFPDEALEVFAKAAMRPGSITAMINYYRALLRHRETVDVDNKILDTPTLMIWGEEDSALNIRCTEGTEKWVPNFELHRLPDVSHWVQQEAPRTVNAILQDWLV